In Porites lutea chromosome 1, jaPorLute2.1, whole genome shotgun sequence, a single genomic region encodes these proteins:
- the LOC140948221 gene encoding uncharacterized protein, translated as MCRATGPCKQLNSEGIKGATLGYMSPVIAGQCSIVSAKCVWNVFRMQPFFFSAISTHEKKKGNVQEESEESEEEPEPSPVPSTSSEQWLDGSRTRVNKLLWPSLTYWIALTSPNGAPANPLVVHRTLLECGMGVTAKQILFTKFEFLLYQVQFQDGKECIAIRELYNLLKDHKNPYVQDLVTASYEHNYREELSSLLATSQPQELEGCGTENVVRVTIVNPSFQQPLSNALEKMVEAKLQIDKFGFTRDTTLPVSEREEKHLSDKLTILVNDITIATQKLQYASYRGKVYKKDPRAIYTYTYKCEARNFINTLAANEQFKSRLIQYMKRIIELLSDPHCELFRPLVISYDLIEVNDGVCWSLKDRAFKENAIEERQIGKVSPRAFCAYDPSKHADPKYFREILANSLSENEVSTFCGDFLKLLNYNGKQHKDKVPCLVGDANSGKTSLFFPIQGLVHHGNIATVTKQRAFNKAMITPFTEVIFIDEADEKTLDVADWKILTQGGYTAHDVKYQTAKAFLNKCPMLVTAQRMLDFGPADQPAIDRRLRTYQFKSLPNPKRKAAAWLKKHAMECVVWAAEKAKPCDDASEDEIDTESDDDNDVDDEEGLLKETKKEALRSLSLANPLATGEINIALSTDEEEDNCDEDGVSSTSIDRLDLLREAASRSHPESLRHRQVQHMLMEEERKRAEEEQRKRQQHLRRKSMLRKNGVSTQNAELLPLDPGEEMPTPIVLDLEENRRAQREHLVQQHREKARLVFAGSWLRSAEKELDECVEKYSRADDPYMRSSLMAYQEVLSDKLKFHHQNLGTFNTEEAVAERRRVCVELGILREADQLMVKNVTEPLPRPTEEQGVAEAEASTEDDSADEVFTQVPSWQTNHLEFLRTCQGEQQLQKGTKRARKQEGRVRAKSQKDSGCSNSENTILKYFSSQK; from the exons ATGTGTCGAGCCACAGGACCGTGCAAACAGCTTAACAGCGAGGGAATAAAAGGAGCAACGTTGGGTTACATGAGTCCCGTAATCGCCGGCCAATGTAGCATTGTGAGCGCGAAATGTGTGTGGAAC GTATTCCGAATgcagcctttttttttcagtgcgaTATCTACACACGAGAAAAAGAAGGGAAACGTACAAGAGGAAAGCGAGGAAAGCGAAGAAGAACCCGAACCAAGTCCTGTGCCAAGCACGTCTTCCGAACAATGGCTTGATGGCAGTCGAACTCGTGTGAATAAATTGCTTTGGCCATCGCTGACCTATTGGATTGCACTCACGTCACCCAATGGCGCTCCTGCAAATCCCTTGGTGGTTCATCGGACCCTGCTCGAGTGTGGAATGGGTGTCACAGCAAAACAG attctgttcacTAAATTTGAGTTTTTACTTTACCAGGTGCAATTTCAAGATGGAAAAGAGTGTATTGCCATTCGAGAACTGTACAATCTACTTAAAGACCATAAAAATCCCTATGTGCAAGACCTCGTGACAGCATCATACGAGCACAATTATCGCGAGGAATTATCGAGCTTACTCGCAACATCGCAACCACAAGAATTGGAAGGCTGTGGGACAGAAAATGTTGTTCGTGTCACTATCGTTAACCCAAGTTTTCAACAGCCATTATCAAACGCGCTAGAAAAGATGGTGGAAGCTAAGCTACAAATTGACAAGTTTGGCTTTACACGCGACACGACGTTGCCGGTTTCTGAACGCGAAGAGAAACATTTATCAGATAAACTCACAATTCTCGTCAACGACATCACCATCGCAACGCAAAAGTTACAATACGCCAGCTATCGAGGCAAAGTGTACAAGAAAGATCCAAGGGCAATTTACACATACACGTACAAGTGCGAAGCAAGGAATTTCATCAACACTCTCGCCGCTAATGAGCAATTTAAATCGCGACTTATCCAATACATGAAGAGGATAATTGAACTGTTGTCAGACCCACACTGCGAACTGTTTCGTCCCCTGGTCATAAGTTACGACCTTATAGAAGTCAACGATGGGGTTTGCTGGTCCCTCAAAGATCGTGCATTCAAAGAGAATGCCATTGAAGAGCGCCAAATTGGAAAAGTATCTCCCAGGGCATTTTGCGCATATGATCCATCTAAACATGCTGATCCAAAGTACTTTCGGGAAATCCTAGCGAATAGCCTGTCTGAAAACGAAGTTTCAACATTCTGCGGTGATTTCCTAAAACTGCTAAACTACAACGGGAAGCAGCACAAAGATAAAGTACCCTGTCTCGTTGGAGATGCGAATAGCGGAaaaacaagtttgttttttccGATACAAGGGCTCGTACACCATGGCAACATCGCCACCGTCACGAAGCAACGGGCGTTCAATAAGGCCATGATCACCCCATTCACAGAAGTCATATTCATCGATGAGGCAGACGAGAAAACACTCGACGTCGCCGACTGGAAAATCCTAACGCAAGGAGGATATACCGCTCACGACGTTAAGTATCAGACGGCTAAAGCATTCCTTAACAAGTGCCCGATGTTAGTGACCGCGCAGCGTATGCTCGATTTCGGTCCCGCCGACCAGCCAGCAATAGATAGACGTCTGCGCACGTATCAGTTCAAGAGCCTCCCGAATCCCAAACGAAAGGCGGCAGCGTGGCTCAAAAAGCACGCCATGGAATGCGTTGTTTGGGCTGCTGAAAAGGCAAAACCATGTGACGATGCCAGCGAGGACGAAATCGATACCGAGAGCGACGATGACAACGACGTAGATGACGAGGAAGGTCTTTTGAAGGAGACGAAAAAGGAAGCACTTAGGTCGCTGTCACTTGCGAATCCACTGGCCACTGGCGAGATCAACATTGCACTTTCGACAGACGAAGAAGAGGACAATTGCGATGAAGATGGTGTAAGTAGCACCTCGATCGACCGCCTCGATTTGTTGAGGGAAGCCGCAAGCAGATCGCACCCAGAGAGTCTACGACACAGGCAAGTGCAGCACATGCTGATGGAGGAGGAGAGGAAACGAGCCGAGGAAGAGCAGAGAAAACGACAGCAGCACCTGAGGCGAAAATCCATGCTGAGGAAGAACGGAGTGAGCACCCAGAACGCAGAGTTGCTTCCGTTAGACCCGGGCGAAGAGATGCCCACTCCAATTGTTCTTGATCTCGAAGAGAATCGAAGAGCACAGAGAGAACACCTGGTACAGCAGCACCGCGAGAAGGCACGTTTAGTCTTCGCTGGTTCTTGGCTGCGTTCCGCGGAGAAGGAACTTGACGAGTGTGTAGAAAAGTACAGTCGTGCAGACGATCCATACATGCGAAGTAGCCTGATGGCGTACCAGGAGGTCCTATCCGACAAGCTGAAGTTCCACCATCAGAATCTTGGGACCTTCAACACGGAGGAAGCGGTGGCGGAACGTAGGAGAGTCTGCGTGGAGCTGGGAATACTGCGCGAAGCAGACCAGCTCATGGTAAAAAATGTGACGGAACCCTTGCCAAGACCGACGGAAGAGCAAGGTGTGGCAGAAGCCGAGGCGAGTACCGAGGACGACAGCGCCGATGAGGTATTTACCCAGGTTCCTAGCTGGCAGACGAACCACTTAGAGTTTTTGAGGACCTGTCAGGGCGAGCAGCAACTCCAGAAAGGGACGAAGAGGGCAAGAAAACAGGAAGGGCGAGTTCGTGCAAAGAGCCAGAAGGACAGTGGCTGCAGCAACAGTGAGAACACAATCCTCAAGTACTTTTCCAGCCAGAAGTAG
- the LOC140946407 gene encoding uncharacterized protein encodes MSGSVIKTLADERILASNLGTFETTAGKCIIIGVIRTFTIRRETPFMEFARFELRRRATNADYRLEETFTVVVSFFSGIPNPQWKVERNQELTDLLVDSLKAGTLGHPSQMPATLGYRGMLIEDAALDSGKVLVLGSKSTELQMAILKTMPQGMLKEGDLDDIEDAINAGVLDFKEPPIFRVRGKRYAPPYQPAVWNALVPAYRRQRCNNCYNYATRRATDTFAQPGFGSGQIYTRNGGGALIANPHTGANLIAAAQRDGLTQLHPHPAALAPVPGAPAHAWRHLVALVVKPDTAVRTGDFHWYRLDNNGQWSHKPGETQVSQLDNANAPIVDPRNCALGAYVFQRFMVADPLANQIGGNFICPV; translated from the exons ATGTCTGGttctgtcatcaagaccttGGCCGATGAGCGTATATTGGCTAGCAACCTCG GTACATTTGAAACAACCGCTGGGAAGTGTATCATTATTGGTGTAATTAGAACCTTTACGATCCGTCGTGAAACTCCGTTCATGGAATTCGCTCGCTTCGAGCTAAGGCGGCGTGCGACAAACGCAGACTACAGACTGGAAG AAACGTTTACTGTGGTAGTGTCGTTCTTTTCCGGCATACCTAATCCGCAGTGGAAAGTCGAACGTAATCAAGAGCTTACGGACCTCTTGGTCGATTCCCTAAAAGCGGGAACCCTTGGCCATCCTTCACAGATGCCTGCTACACTTGGCTACAGAGGAATGTTGATTGAAGATGCGGCCCTAGATTCAGGAAAGGTACTAGTCCTTGGATCAAAAAGTACTGAGCTACAAATGGCTATACTTAAAACCATGCCTCAAGGAATGCTCAAGGAAGGTGATCTAGATGACATAGAAGATGCTATAAACGCAGGAGTACTCGATTTTAAGGAACCACCGATTTTCCGAGTACGAGGAAAGCGTTATGCACCGCCCTATCAACCTGCTGTATGGAATGCACTTGTACCTGCCTACAGGAGACAAAGGTGCAATAACTGCTATAACTACGCGACTCGCCGTGCAACCGATACCTTTGCCCAGCCTGGATTTGGTAGTGGACAGATATATACAAGAAATGGTGGGGGTGCGCTAATAGCCAATCCTCACACCGGTGCAAATCTCATAGCAGCTGCGCAACGTGATGGCTTGACTCAGCTCCACCCGCATCCAGCAGCACTTGCACCAGTACCTGGAGCTCCAGCTCACGCGTGGCGCCACCTGGTAGCACTAGTTGTCAAACCAG ATACAGCGGTACGTACTGGTGATTTCCATTGGTATCGACTGGATAACAACGGACAGTGGTCGCACAAACCTGGCGAGACACAGGTCTCCCAGCTAGATAACGCAAATGCTCCCATTGTAGATCCAAGGAATTGTGCTCTTGGCGCTTATGTGTTTCAACGTTTCATGGTTGCAGATCCATTGGCAAATCAAATAGGTGGTAATTTTATTTGTCCTGTATAA
- the LOC140935055 gene encoding uncharacterized protein: MNKRGKDVDWSTLANASPKPKRLHLEEDDCDGLFHCPGQICNHDGFTTQRGCRKHVKNKQSWYYYFDEKPDSAQIDSLHVAQNNNCEANDQKITPRKSRAIASFDPINKIAKTFFSWLTDSGGGCKSDRQAQQIVSKCLKFLKFCCEDEEELTFDIVDFSLCSPNLLFKFVDTMQDDWNLGHAGRIGYLDAIVELVDYRKVNGASESVLRGLATTEIYLKKVRKTVSKMMRLQWTSELDIDALEAKGHWATLEELLEVVGCYLPRYESVLKSCKEKPGAVLPIDLSFATKFLAVYLFIKVKGSRPMTYQYLTVEMVNKARTNGGFIDQKMFKTAGKFGFDSLYLTDTSMQVLDGYIDHIRPLLRPTCDFVLVTRNGGQHNKLGELMSKLVFDATGKYVHPTRYRQIVETASCRQLSSSAQSTISEDQKHSSVVARVHYQKQRSREVASKAHEYLERLHGKKGSELEIDVRSRLSGNSASSEDQNGSKTDTSSNDEGETIAETPPERLSGVPRLKRENAFIATDFPARKKSVMFTPEEDN; encoded by the coding sequence ATGAACAAACGAGGCAAGGATGTCGACTGGTCAACGTTAGCAAATGCATCGCCTAAACCAAAGAGACTTCACTTAGAAGAGGATGACTGTGATGGTCTTTTTCACTGCCCAGGGCAAATTTGTAACCACGATGGATTCACTACGCAAAGAGGCTGTAGAAAACACGTAAAGAACAAACAAAGTTGGTACTATTACTTCGACGAGAAGCCAGACAGTGCTCAAATCGATTCGCTTCATGTCGCTCAAAACAACAACTGCGAAGCTAATGATCAGAAGATTACACCGCGTAAAAGCAGGGCAATTGCCTCTTTTGATCCTATAAACAAAATTGCCAAGACCTTTTTTTCATGGCTAACTGACAGTGGTGGGGGCTGTAAAAGTGATCGACAAGCACAACAGATCGTGAGCAAGTGCTTAAagtttctcaaattttgttgcGAAGACGAAGAGGAGCTCACATTTGACATTGTGGACTTTAGTTTATGTTCACCGAATCTCCTTTTCAAGTTTGTTGATACGATGCAGGATGATTGGAATCTGGGACACGCGGGACGCATAGGCTACTTGGATGCCATTGTAGAATTGGTGGATTATCGAAAAGTGAATGGAGCATCGGAATCAGTATTGAGAGGGCTGGCTACAACAGAAATTTACTTGAAAAAGGTGCGCAAAACCGTTTCCAAAATGATGCGCTTGCAGTGGACGAGTGAGCTCGACATCGATGCCTTAGAAGCCAAGGGGCACTGGGCCACACTAGAAGAACTGTTGGAAGTCGTGGGGTGCTACTTGCCGCGCTACGAGAGCGTACTGAAATCATGCAAGGAGAAACCAGGTGCTGTTTTGCCAATAGATTTATCTTTTGCTACCAAATTTTTGGCcgtctatttatttattaaggTCAAGGGCTCGCGCCCCATGACATATCAGTACTTAACGGTGGAAATGGTAAACAAAGCCAGGACTAACGGTGGATTTATAGACcagaaaatgttcaaaacggcTGGAAAATTTGGCTTCGATTCTCTTTACCTGACTGATACGAGCATGCAAGTGTTGGATGGCTACATCGACCACATTCGCCCCCTACTCAGACCGACCTGCGACTTTGTATTGGTAACAAGAAATGGAGGGCAGCACAACAAGCTGGGAGAGCTAATGAGTAAACTGGTCTTCGATGCAACAGGCAAATACGTTCACCCGACTCGCTATCGACAGATTGTGGAGACTGCGAGTTGCAGGCAGCTGAGCAGCAGCGCGCAGAGCACAATCTCCGAGGACCAGAAACACAGCTCCGTTGTTGCAAGGGTTCACTATCAGAAGCAGCGATCGCGCGAGGTGGCGAGCAAAGCACATGAATATTTGGAACGATTGCACGGGAAAAAGGGATCAGAGCTAGAAATAGACGTGCGCTCGAGGCTTTCTGGCAATTCTGCGTCTTCTGAAGATCAAAACGGTAGCAAAACCGATACTTCCTCTAACGACGAGGGAGAAACGATCGCAGAAACACCACCCGAGCGTCTTTCAGGTGTCCCGAGACTAAAGCGGGAAAATGCGTTTATAGCGACAGACTTCCCGGCCAGAAAAAAGAGTGTGATGTTCACCCCTGAAGAAGACAATTAA